The following are from one region of the Chloracidobacterium sp. genome:
- the nuoL gene encoding NADH-quinone oxidoreductase subunit L: MVENNLLSIIIFAPLVGAVINWLVGGRLKNEMFSGVVACGAIAVSCVVAFYMAFVANGGAMFIDKPILDHIWTWINVGGFRGDFALGMDRLSAVYACFVTFVGLLIHIFATGYMHGDKGFYRFFAYLNLFMFAMLTLVLADNYLLMFVGWEGVGLCSYLLIGYYIKKDEAREAAKKAFVMNRIGDWGVLMGIFLIFTLTGSISFFDKNVEGVEVQSVFSYVLAFMSADPFTWGAVIAGGLTSVGVLLFIGATGKSAQIPLLTWLPDAMAGPTPVSALIHAATMVTAGVYLVVRSNAIYQFAPTAMWIIAVIGAATAIFAATIAIAQNDIKKVLAYSTVSQLGFMFLAAGVGAFVVAIFHVMTHAFFKALLFLGSGSVIHGMHHEQDMRKMGNLRKYMPITFITMATGWLAIAGIPIFSGFFSKDEILYKTFAADKYFQNGYFPGNEYLWVVAVITAILTAVYMTRMMIMTFWGEERFHDALPGEEHHDLPDHDAGSHAAHADDDDEHHHALPHDFKPHESPWSMTVPLIVLAVLSTFGGLVGIPYAMSSLVGIKDANAFEHVLEPVVADVATPAAEKARENAKAHSPEAVSTERWLALLSTVLAIVGIGIGFALFRNNPLRQMPKILEQKWRLDEFYNGYIVDPLTDLSRNVLWKGFDLGFIDGIVNGIGSFVAEVGSAIRQIQVGFIRSYAAMIIFGALVVLGYFIYYGIRLVS; the protein is encoded by the coding sequence ATGGTTGAGAATAACCTTCTAAGCATAATCATCTTCGCTCCGCTAGTCGGAGCCGTCATCAACTGGCTCGTCGGCGGACGTCTCAAGAACGAGATGTTCAGTGGCGTCGTCGCATGCGGGGCGATCGCGGTTTCGTGCGTTGTCGCATTCTACATGGCATTTGTTGCCAACGGCGGCGCGATGTTCATCGACAAGCCGATCCTCGACCATATCTGGACATGGATAAATGTTGGCGGCTTTCGAGGCGACTTTGCTCTTGGGATGGACCGGCTCTCTGCGGTCTATGCTTGTTTTGTTACGTTCGTTGGCCTTCTGATCCACATTTTCGCCACCGGCTATATGCATGGCGATAAGGGCTTCTACCGCTTTTTCGCGTATCTGAACCTGTTCATGTTCGCGATGCTTACGCTGGTGCTCGCGGACAACTACCTTCTGATGTTCGTAGGCTGGGAAGGCGTAGGGCTTTGTTCATATCTTCTGATCGGTTACTACATCAAGAAAGACGAAGCACGCGAAGCCGCGAAGAAAGCGTTCGTTATGAACCGGATCGGCGACTGGGGCGTACTGATGGGAATTTTCCTCATCTTCACGCTGACCGGATCGATCTCATTTTTTGACAAGAACGTCGAGGGCGTCGAGGTTCAGAGCGTTTTCAGTTATGTGCTTGCCTTCATGTCAGCCGATCCGTTCACGTGGGGAGCGGTCATAGCCGGCGGCCTGACCTCGGTTGGGGTTTTGTTGTTCATCGGTGCTACTGGTAAATCCGCGCAGATCCCGCTATTGACGTGGCTGCCCGACGCGATGGCCGGCCCGACCCCGGTGTCTGCCCTGATCCATGCCGCAACTATGGTCACCGCGGGCGTTTACCTCGTTGTCCGCTCAAACGCGATCTATCAATTTGCCCCGACGGCGATGTGGATCATCGCTGTGATCGGCGCCGCAACGGCGATCTTTGCTGCGACGATCGCGATCGCCCAGAACGATATTAAAAAGGTGCTTGCATATTCCACCGTCTCGCAGCTCGGCTTTATGTTCCTTGCCGCGGGTGTCGGTGCTTTCGTCGTCGCGATATTCCATGTGATGACCCACGCTTTCTTCAAAGCATTGCTCTTCCTTGGTTCGGGCTCGGTAATTCATGGAATGCATCACGAGCAGGACATGCGGAAGATGGGAAATCTTCGGAAATACATGCCGATCACCTTCATAACGATGGCGACCGGTTGGCTTGCGATCGCCGGCATACCCATCTTTTCGGGCTTTTTCTCAAAGGACGAGATCCTTTACAAGACCTTTGCAGCGGACAAATATTTTCAGAACGGCTATTTTCCGGGCAACGAATATCTTTGGGTCGTCGCTGTGATCACTGCGATACTTACCGCCGTCTATATGACGCGGATGATGATAATGACATTCTGGGGCGAAGAGCGGTTTCATGATGCTCTCCCCGGCGAAGAACATCACGATCTGCCGGATCACGACGCCGGTTCACACGCAGCTCATGCTGACGATGACGACGAACATCATCACGCACTACCGCATGATTTCAAACCGCATGAATCGCCGTGGTCGATGACCGTTCCGCTGATCGTACTGGCAGTACTTTCGACCTTTGGCGGCCTGGTCGGCATCCCTTATGCAATGAGTTCTTTGGTCGGCATCAAGGACGCAAATGCATTTGAGCACGTTCTCGAACCGGTCGTTGCTGATGTTGCGACGCCGGCTGCGGAAAAGGCACGCGAAAACGCAAAAGCACATTCGCCCGAGGCCGTAAGCACCGAACGCTGGCTCGCCTTGCTCTCGACCGTCCTCGCGATCGTCGGCATCGGCATCGGATTTGCCCTGTTTCGCAACAATCCGCTCCGGCAAATGCCCAAGATCCTTGAACAGAAGTGGCGGCTCGACGAATTTTACAACGGCTATATCGTTGATCCGCTAACCGATCTTTCTCGGAATGTTCTTTGGAAAGGATTCGATCTCGGATTTATTGACGGTATCGTTAACGGAATCGGCAGCTTTGTTGCAGAAGTCGGCTCGGCGATCCGACAGAT
- the nuoK gene encoding NADH-quinone oxidoreductase subunit NuoK produces MEPSLENYLALSGILFAIGAVGVVYKRNAIGMFMCIELMLNAVNLTFVAFSRYYADTTAQLFVFMVMAVAACEAAVGLGIMIAFFRNRISIDVDDASILKN; encoded by the coding sequence ATGGAACCAAGTTTAGAAAATTATCTCGCACTTTCCGGGATCCTGTTTGCGATCGGTGCCGTGGGTGTCGTTTATAAACGCAACGCGATCGGCATGTTCATGTGCATCGAGTTGATGCTCAATGCCGTCAACCTTACGTTTGTTGCGTTCTCGCGTTATTACGCGGATACGACCGCTCAGCTTTTTGTTTTTATGGTGATGGCGGTCGCCGCATGCGAGGCAGCGGTCGGTCTGGGCATTATGATCGCCTTCTTCCGCAATCGGATATCGATCGATGTGGACGATGCGAGTATTTTGAAGAATTGA
- a CDS encoding NADH-quinone oxidoreductase subunit J — protein MVGSVLFFLFAGFAIACAISMVYHRNPLYSAISLIGVFIALSCLYLTLAAPFIAITQILVYAGAIMVLVVFVIMLLNLDEEKPLDRLRYLYVIGGGLGVALLAQTFFIFYAVLRAPKVEIDANTTVGNTMNIGTAMYTEYLLPVEIVGVMLLMAVVGAVNLVRKANQPRLELVADNDDKKPV, from the coding sequence ATGGTAGGGAGCGTTTTGTTTTTTCTGTTTGCGGGATTCGCGATCGCGTGTGCGATCTCGATGGTTTACCACCGCAATCCGCTTTACAGTGCGATTTCGCTGATCGGCGTGTTCATTGCATTGTCGTGTCTGTATCTGACCCTGGCGGCACCGTTCATTGCGATAACGCAGATCCTCGTTTATGCCGGGGCGATCATGGTCCTTGTCGTTTTCGTGATAATGCTCCTCAATTTGGACGAAGAGAAACCGCTCGACCGGCTCAGGTATCTTTACGTCATCGGCGGCGGCCTTGGTGTCGCGCTGCTCGCCCAGACTTTCTTTATTTTCTATGCCGTATTGAGAGCTCCGAAAGTCGAGATCGATGCAAATACAACGGTCGGCAATACGATGAATATCGGTACGGCGATGTACACCGAATATCTTTTGCCGGTCGAGATCGTGGGCGTGATGTTATTGATGGCGGTGGTCGGAGCTGTAAATTTGGTACGCAAAGCAAATCAGCCGCGGCTCGAACTTGTGGCGGATAACGACGATAAGAAACCGGTATAG
- the nuoH gene encoding NADH-quinone oxidoreductase subunit NuoH: protein MEQAIKTAFPFIVYSVAILLAFQGVLMIVAYTVLAERKVLGWMQGRVGPNRVGPWGVLQPFADLLKFILKEDLVPDKSTKFVYFLAPLVAITCALLPMIVYPFGPPINVDLSFLPYGLGDTIKQVPLTIARLDVGVLYVLAITSVGVYGIALAGWSSNSKYSLMGGLRSSAQMISYELAMGASIIGVVILAGSLDLHEIIWAQGQSTFKWFIIPQFIGFVVFLIAAFAETNRVPFDLPEAETELVAGFHTEYSALKFALFFMAEYVNMFTVSVMIVVLFLGGWYIPGLTHVFDYGSIPYAIVSHVGFLLKIFFFLFLYIWIRGTLPRFRFDQLMNFGWKFLLPVAIANVIGTIIVVYFLNR, encoded by the coding sequence ATGGAACAGGCCATCAAAACAGCTTTTCCGTTCATTGTTTACAGCGTAGCTATTTTGCTCGCATTCCAGGGCGTGCTGATGATCGTCGCTTATACCGTCCTTGCTGAACGCAAAGTTTTAGGGTGGATGCAGGGACGCGTTGGGCCGAATCGTGTCGGGCCCTGGGGTGTACTTCAGCCGTTCGCAGATCTGTTGAAGTTCATTCTCAAAGAAGACCTCGTCCCGGATAAGTCGACGAAGTTCGTCTATTTCCTTGCGCCGCTTGTCGCGATCACGTGTGCTCTTCTGCCGATGATCGTTTATCCGTTCGGGCCGCCAATAAATGTCGACCTCAGCTTTTTGCCTTACGGCCTCGGCGACACGATAAAGCAGGTGCCGCTGACGATTGCCCGGCTCGACGTCGGCGTACTCTACGTACTGGCGATCACATCGGTCGGCGTCTATGGTATCGCGCTTGCCGGTTGGTCGTCCAACAGCAAGTATTCGCTCATGGGTGGTTTGCGTTCATCGGCTCAGATGATCTCGTATGAACTTGCGATGGGAGCCTCGATCATCGGCGTTGTGATTCTCGCGGGGTCGCTAGACCTACATGAGATCATTTGGGCACAGGGACAATCGACATTCAAGTGGTTCATCATTCCGCAGTTCATCGGGTTTGTAGTATTTCTGATCGCGGCTTTCGCCGAGACGAACAGGGTTCCCTTTGACCTGCCGGAAGCCGAGACCGAGCTAGTTGCAGGGTTTCATACCGAATACAGCGCTCTGAAATTCGCCCTGTTCTTTATGGCTGAATACGTGAACATGTTCACGGTTTCGGTGATGATCGTCGTGCTTTTCCTTGGCGGATGGTATATCCCTGGTTTGACGCACGTTTTCGATTATGGCTCGATACCATATGCGATCGTCAGCCACGTCGGGTTTTTGCTAAAGATATTTTTCTTTTTGTTCTTGTATATCTGGATTCGCGGAACATTACCGCGATTCCGTTTTGACCAACTCATGAATTTCGGGTGGAAGTTTTTGCTGCCCGTAGCGATCGCGAATGTCATAGGCACGATCATTGTTGTTTATTTTCTCAATCGGTGA
- a CDS encoding molybdopterin-dependent oxidoreductase produces MSTELIKVTINGKELEVEKGSVLIDVCRENENNIPSFCYYKDLEPQASCRMCLVRIDKMPKLQTSCTIKCTDGMVVTTASPEIEKAQRAMGEFLLANHPLDCPVCDRGGECELQEVIFDWGDVEERFTERKNVQPEKYLSPIVANDPQRCILCKRCTRVCDEWMGEDAIEAGNRGVNTVIGTYGGWLNCSQCGNCIEVCPTGTLLDGVYRHATRPWELDQTITTDVYGSDGMQFSIGSRGGEVHRIVARDRYVNGLNGEFLDVKARFAHEFINHPDRIKTPLIRYTKGGKLIPATWDAAIKLIAEKFAAKGAKVGVIASPRLTNESIYTLGRFANDAVKGPIAIDDRADMSAFFANLSAPLATHRDIRYAKTIVIVGGEPEEEQTFTAKQARQAVKNGGAKLLIVNERPINLVRTASQFVHVNTGTIDAFALAATGASNDSLAADKMGIDAGELEALRKTLNDTQGDIVIMCGSDLSPYAQAVIAGTAGSLAGEGRRVLLHPLPLYNNSVGAIDMLPAASSTKEVALDCGYLLIAGSLQQPDLLQNKEFVVVQELFETETTAYADVVLPAGSFAEVDGTFTNNAGNVQRVRKAIDPVHQSKPDWMITSLIAAEMGIDFGFGTSATAVFKALADDISHYQGLRYPALKDESAPVQVSHPVSNDRDVSANIAALREMVGSMAPTVEKIMETPAVGHKLHRITTLTGKTPQFHLLAHGNPKPENLLVSPLVQFELDGTKKEAGLSDAAAVGVGDRSNVSSKN; encoded by the coding sequence ATGTCGACAGAACTGATAAAAGTCACGATCAACGGCAAAGAGCTCGAAGTCGAAAAGGGCTCTGTGCTCATCGATGTATGCCGCGAGAACGAGAATAACATTCCGTCGTTCTGCTATTACAAAGATCTTGAGCCGCAGGCGTCTTGCCGGATGTGTCTGGTTCGCATCGACAAGATGCCGAAGCTCCAGACCTCATGCACGATCAAATGCACCGACGGCATGGTCGTAACGACCGCAAGCCCCGAGATCGAAAAGGCCCAGCGTGCAATGGGCGAATTTCTTCTTGCCAACCATCCGCTCGATTGCCCGGTATGCGACCGCGGCGGCGAATGCGAACTGCAGGAAGTGATCTTCGATTGGGGCGATGTCGAAGAACGATTTACCGAAAGAAAGAACGTCCAACCCGAAAAGTATCTTTCGCCGATCGTGGCCAATGACCCGCAGAGGTGCATTCTTTGCAAACGCTGCACCCGTGTCTGCGACGAATGGATGGGCGAAGATGCCATCGAGGCGGGCAATCGCGGCGTGAATACCGTGATCGGCACCTATGGCGGCTGGCTCAATTGCTCGCAATGTGGCAATTGTATCGAGGTTTGTCCGACGGGAACGCTCCTTGACGGCGTTTACCGCCATGCGACGCGTCCCTGGGAGCTGGATCAGACGATAACGACCGACGTGTACGGTTCAGACGGAATGCAGTTTTCGATCGGTTCGCGCGGAGGCGAGGTGCACCGGATCGTCGCCCGCGACCGGTATGTGAACGGCCTCAATGGTGAGTTTTTGGACGTAAAGGCCCGGTTCGCACACGAGTTCATCAATCATCCCGATCGTATCAAAACACCCTTGATACGGTATACAAAGGGCGGCAAACTTATACCGGCGACGTGGGATGCCGCAATAAAGTTGATCGCCGAGAAATTCGCTGCAAAAGGAGCAAAGGTCGGTGTGATCGCAAGTCCGCGGCTGACCAACGAGTCGATCTACACCCTCGGACGCTTTGCGAACGATGCCGTAAAGGGGCCGATCGCAATCGACGACCGCGCCGATATGTCGGCATTTTTTGCGAATTTGAGTGCTCCGCTTGCCACTCATCGTGATATTCGATATGCCAAGACGATCGTGATCGTCGGTGGCGAACCCGAAGAAGAACAAACATTTACGGCAAAACAGGCGCGTCAGGCAGTAAAGAACGGCGGTGCTAAGCTGCTGATCGTGAACGAGCGGCCGATCAATCTCGTTCGCACGGCATCACAGTTCGTGCATGTCAACACTGGTACCATCGACGCCTTCGCACTGGCTGCGACCGGCGCCTCGAATGACTCACTGGCCGCAGACAAAATGGGAATTGACGCGGGCGAACTCGAAGCGCTGCGCAAAACCCTCAACGATACCCAGGGTGATATCGTTATCATGTGTGGCTCCGATCTTTCGCCTTATGCCCAAGCGGTCATTGCCGGTACGGCCGGCAGTCTTGCGGGCGAAGGACGCCGGGTCCTGCTTCATCCGCTGCCGCTTTATAACAATTCGGTCGGCGCGATAGACATGCTGCCCGCCGCCAGTTCGACCAAAGAAGTTGCCCTTGACTGCGGCTACTTGCTGATCGCCGGAAGCCTGCAGCAGCCCGACCTGCTTCAAAACAAAGAATTTGTCGTCGTCCAGGAATTGTTCGAAACAGAAACAACGGCCTACGCCGACGTAGTTCTGCCGGCCGGGTCATTCGCCGAGGTCGACGGAACATTCACGAACAATGCCGGTAACGTCCAGCGTGTAAGAAAGGCGATCGATCCGGTGCACCAGTCAAAGCCTGATTGGATGATCACAAGCCTGATCGCGGCCGAGATGGGGATCGATTTCGGTTTCGGCACATCGGCAACAGCGGTCTTCAAAGCCCTGGCTGACGATATATCGCATTATCAGGGCCTGAGGTATCCAGCCTTGAAGGACGAATCGGCTCCGGTTCAGGTAAGCCATCCGGTGTCCAACGACCGTGACGTCAGCGCTAATATCGCTGCCTTGCGGGAAATGGTAGGGTCGATGGCCCCGACAGTTGAGAAGATCATGGAGACCCCCGCCGTCGGACACAAGCTTCACCGGATAACCACCTTGACCGGCAAGACGCCGCAGTTTCATCTTCTGGCCCACGGCAATCCGAAGCCGGAGAACCTGCTCGTTTCGCCGCTCGTCCAATTTGAGCTTGACGGTACGAAAAAAGAGGCTGGGCTTAGTGATGCTGCGGCTGTCGGGGTTGGCGATCGTTCAAACGTCAGCTCGAAGAACTAG
- a CDS encoding 30S ribosomal protein THX, translating to MGKGDKRSRRGKIFAGSFGKTRPKSKKKSVAVKPAVESKPAKKKGK from the coding sequence ATGGGAAAAGGCGATAAACGAAGCAGAAGAGGCAAGATATTTGCCGGAAGTTTTGGCAAGACACGGCCGAAGAGCAAGAAAAAGTCAGTCGCGGTCAAACCGGCTGTCGAGTCGAAACCGGCCAAGAAAAAGGGTAAATAG
- the nuoF gene encoding NADH-quinone oxidoreductase subunit NuoF: MEIKAIGCEPLQLKRVHTENGHTLKVYRETGGYKSLEKAFGMTQDAIIQEVKDSSLRGRGGAGFPTGMKWSFVPRDSPKPKYVVCNADESEPGSFKDRYLLERDPHALIEGMIIAGYTLGASTGYIYYRGEYNYLIRVMDEALKEAREAGLLGENILGSGFAMNIHTHTGAGAYICGEETALLSSLEGYRGHPRMKPPFPAVEGLYACPTVVNNVETFTSVPQIIEMGGITWRDLGTEKSGGTKLWSVSGHVKKPGVYELPMGYADMEKFIMEDCGGMLRSDKKLKAVIPGGSSVYIMNAGQILGKNVTLDYEGLVAAGSMLGTGGMMVMDETVDIMESTKNLTEFYKHESCGWCTPCREGTDWLVKIFDRIAAGGGKPSDAQLLLDICDNIEGKSFCPLGDAAAWPIQSAVKQFPDDFKKWLLNKTNGSGDQAGH, from the coding sequence ATGGAGATCAAAGCAATCGGCTGCGAACCTTTACAGCTAAAACGTGTCCATACTGAAAATGGCCACACGCTCAAGGTCTATCGCGAAACCGGCGGGTATAAGTCGCTCGAAAAGGCGTTCGGGATGACGCAGGACGCGATCATTCAGGAGGTTAAAGACTCGTCGCTGCGAGGCCGCGGCGGAGCCGGCTTCCCGACCGGGATGAAGTGGTCGTTCGTTCCGCGCGATTCGCCAAAGCCGAAATATGTGGTTTGCAATGCCGACGAATCCGAGCCGGGCTCGTTCAAGGATCGCTATCTGCTCGAGCGCGACCCGCACGCCCTGATCGAAGGCATGATCATCGCGGGTTACACCCTCGGTGCCTCAACGGGGTATATCTATTACCGCGGCGAATACAATTACCTTATCCGTGTAATGGACGAGGCCCTGAAAGAGGCCCGCGAAGCCGGCCTGCTCGGAGAGAACATTCTCGGCTCTGGTTTCGCTATGAACATTCACACGCACACCGGTGCGGGAGCTTACATTTGCGGCGAAGAGACGGCACTGCTCAGTTCGCTTGAAGGCTATCGCGGCCATCCGCGGATGAAGCCGCCATTTCCCGCGGTCGAAGGCCTATATGCGTGTCCGACCGTCGTTAACAACGTCGAGACGTTCACCTCCGTTCCGCAGATCATCGAAATGGGCGGCATAACCTGGCGGGACCTCGGTACCGAAAAAAGCGGCGGCACCAAGCTCTGGTCCGTCAGCGGCCACGTAAAGAAGCCTGGCGTATATGAACTTCCGATGGGCTACGCTGATATGGAAAAGTTCATTATGGAAGATTGCGGCGGAATGCTCCGGAGCGATAAAAAGCTTAAAGCGGTCATCCCAGGCGGCTCCAGCGTTTACATAATGAACGCCGGCCAGATCCTCGGCAAGAATGTCACGCTCGATTACGAAGGTTTGGTCGCAGCCGGTTCGATGCTCGGGACCGGCGGGATGATGGTGATGGACGAGACCGTCGACATAATGGAATCGACGAAGAACTTAACCGAGTTCTATAAGCACGAATCCTGCGGTTGGTGCACGCCTTGCCGCGAGGGGACTGACTGGCTTGTCAAGATATTCGATCGTATCGCGGCTGGCGGCGGCAAGCCTTCGGATGCGCAACTGCTGCTTGATATTTGCGACAATATCGAGGGCAAAAGCTTTTGCCCGCTCGGCGACGCGGCCGCGTGGCCGATCCAGAGTGCCGTAAAGCAATTTCCGGACGATTTCAAAAAATGGCTCTTGAACAAGACCAATGGCAGCGGCGATCAGGCCGGACACTAG
- a CDS encoding nuclear transport factor 2 family protein, translating into MTNADIIRGLYVAFAKGDVPAVLGAFDENISWTEAEGFMYGGTYNGPNAVLENVFMKLGTEWEGFSAVPSKIVDGGDGNVAAFGTYSGKYLATGKSISVPFAHEWELGDGKVVKFRQHTDTAVIERDLGL; encoded by the coding sequence ATGACCAACGCCGACATCATTCGTGGGCTTTACGTCGCATTCGCCAAAGGCGACGTCCCTGCAGTTTTGGGAGCGTTCGACGAGAACATTTCGTGGACCGAGGCCGAAGGCTTTATGTATGGCGGAACATACAACGGCCCGAATGCCGTTCTCGAGAACGTCTTTATGAAGCTCGGCACCGAATGGGAAGGATTTTCTGCCGTTCCAAGCAAGATCGTTGACGGCGGCGATGGCAATGTCGCCGCGTTCGGCACCTATTCGGGCAAATACCTGGCTACGGGCAAGAGCATAAGCGTTCCGTTCGCACATGAATGGGAACTGGGTGACGGAAAGGTAGTAAAATTTCGCCAACATACCGACACCGCCGTTATCGAAAGGGATCTCGGTCTCTAA
- a CDS encoding NAD(P)H-dependent oxidoreductase subunit E, with protein sequence MRSHLEKYPADRSRSALIPLLFVIQRERGYVDNAGVNFLAKFLNLEVTDVWETATFYSMFNLRKVGRNHIQICKTLSCKIMGEPDITGHICSKLGIHPGETTEDGKFTVSLVECLGSCGTAPMMQIGFDYHEDLTIDKVDKILEECQ encoded by the coding sequence ATGCGTTCACACCTCGAGAAATACCCGGCGGACCGCAGCCGCTCGGCACTTATTCCGCTGCTCTTCGTCATTCAGCGAGAGCGCGGCTATGTAGATAACGCAGGTGTGAATTTTCTTGCTAAGTTCCTGAACCTCGAGGTGACCGACGTTTGGGAAACGGCGACCTTTTATTCGATGTTCAACCTTCGGAAGGTCGGCCGCAACCACATACAGATCTGCAAGACGCTTTCGTGCAAGATAATGGGCGAGCCCGACATCACCGGCCATATCTGCTCGAAGCTCGGGATTCACCCCGGCGAAACGACCGAGGACGGCAAGTTCACCGTCTCGCTCGTCGAATGCCTCGGCAGCTGCGGCACGGCTCCGATGATGCAGATCGGCTTCGATTATCACGAGGATCTCACAATCGATAAGGTGGACAAGATTTTGGAGGAGTGTCAGTAG
- the nuoD gene encoding NADH dehydrogenase (quinone) subunit D produces MATAVENLQSDVDVMDTALESQMTLSMGPQHPSTHGVLRLDLRLDGELVIKSIPDIGYLHTGMEKLFEYKKYQQGIVITDRMDYLNPLGNNLAYVMAAEKLLGLEIPERAQVIRVLMCELQRIASHMVWFGTSCLDMGAMTPFWFTFKEREKILNIIESASGGRMTPSYFRIGGLMMDLPAGFENRVTQFLENFPDALNTFDTLITGNTIWQNRTKGIGIISKEDAIDWGLTGPCLRGSGVELDLRRHNPYTGYETYDFEIPTEPDGDVWSRFKVRMRELVESYKIVRQALERLKPGPIKADAPKVVLPDRDDMRKHMDSLIHHFLIVAEGFNVPPGEVYHAIEASKGELGVYMKSNGGPKPDRVHFRGPSFVNLSALPVMSEGEMVADVVAIIGSLDIVLGEIDR; encoded by the coding sequence ATGGCAACTGCAGTTGAAAATCTTCAATCCGACGTCGATGTGATGGATACTGCGCTTGAGTCGCAGATGACTCTGTCGATGGGCCCGCAGCACCCTTCGACCCATGGTGTGCTTCGGCTTGATCTCAGACTCGATGGCGAACTTGTCATAAAGTCCATCCCTGATATTGGTTATCTCCATACCGGAATGGAGAAGCTCTTCGAATATAAGAAATATCAGCAAGGCATTGTCATCACCGACCGGATGGATTACCTCAATCCGCTCGGCAACAACCTTGCATATGTGATGGCGGCCGAAAAGCTTCTCGGGCTTGAGATACCTGAGCGGGCTCAGGTCATTCGCGTCCTGATGTGCGAGCTTCAGAGGATCGCGTCGCACATGGTTTGGTTCGGGACGTCGTGTCTCGACATGGGAGCGATGACGCCGTTCTGGTTCACGTTCAAGGAACGCGAGAAGATCCTTAATATCATCGAATCGGCTTCGGGTGGACGCATGACGCCGAGCTATTTCCGCATAGGCGGTTTGATGATGGATCTGCCCGCCGGTTTTGAGAATCGTGTAACGCAGTTCCTCGAGAATTTCCCTGATGCCCTGAACACGTTCGATACGCTCATAACCGGAAACACCATCTGGCAGAATCGGACAAAAGGTATCGGCATCATCTCAAAAGAGGATGCCATCGATTGGGGACTCACCGGGCCGTGCCTTCGCGGTTCGGGCGTCGAACTTGACCTTCGGCGGCACAATCCGTACACGGGCTACGAAACGTACGATTTCGAGATCCCGACCGAGCCCGACGGTGATGTCTGGTCGCGATTTAAGGTCAGGATGCGTGAATTGGTCGAATCTTATAAGATCGTCCGGCAGGCGCTTGAAAGGCTAAAACCCGGGCCGATCAAGGCCGATGCCCCAAAAGTGGTTCTGCCCGATCGGGACGATATGCGTAAGCATATGGACTCGCTAATTCACCATTTCCTGATCGTTGCCGAAGGATTCAACGTTCCGCCCGGCGAGGTTTACCACGCAATTGAGGCCTCAAAAGGAGAACTTGGTGTTTATATGAAATCGAATGGCGGGCCAAAGCCCGATCGCGTCCACTTTCGCGGGCCGAGCTTCGTGAACCTGTCGGCTCTTCCCGTTATGAGCGAAGGCGAAATGGTCGCGGACGTTGTGGCGATCATTGGGAGTTTGGATATTGTGTTGGGGGAGATCGACCGTTAA
- a CDS encoding NADH-quinone oxidoreductase subunit C yields the protein MTEKLIAIVEKLKERDPSYVESVVEAFGEVTVFVPRESVREACYFLRDEHDFDMLADLCGCDRGPEEDPRFEVNYHLFSTRHYGRLRLKVLLSEDDPTVASVTGVWRTADWHERETFDLVGIKFEGHPDLRRILLPSDFDGHALRKDYPLRGYEPYSMN from the coding sequence ATGACTGAAAAGCTCATCGCAATCGTAGAAAAGCTCAAGGAAAGGGACCCATCGTACGTCGAAAGCGTTGTCGAAGCATTTGGCGAGGTCACAGTTTTCGTTCCGCGCGAGAGCGTTAGAGAGGCGTGTTATTTCCTTCGTGACGAACACGATTTCGATATGCTCGCCGACCTTTGCGGCTGTGATCGAGGACCCGAGGAAGATCCGCGGTTCGAGGTGAACTATCATTTGTTCTCAACAAGGCATTATGGCCGCCTGCGGCTAAAGGTATTGCTTTCCGAGGACGACCCAACGGTCGCGAGTGTGACCGGTGTCTGGCGGACTGCAGATTGGCACGAGCGTGAGACGTTCGACCTCGTCGGTATAAAGTTTGAGGGACATCCCGATCTGCGTCGGATCCTGCTTCCGTCGGATTTTGACGGACACGCATTGAGGAAAGATTATCCGCTCCGCGGCTACGAGCCGTACAGCATGAACTAA